The following coding sequences lie in one Lolium perenne isolate Kyuss_39 chromosome 2, Kyuss_2.0, whole genome shotgun sequence genomic window:
- the LOC127333018 gene encoding uncharacterized protein has translation MTRSGGGSGRQQPEAASAAMPVPGPCASTHRALAECHRRASRGPLQPEVLCRHLNRALAECVVTMCCPDQTEAVRTLCGSSGTALKRTQCERARIDLSLCLEAHQET, from the coding sequence ATgaccaggagcggcggcggcagcgggagGCAACAACCCGAGGCCGCTTCTGCGGCCATGCCCGTTCCGGGGCCCTGCGCCTCGACCCATCGGGCGCTTGCCGAGTGCCACCGCCGGGCCTCCCGCGGCCCGCTGCAGCCGGAGGTGCTGTGCCGGCACCTCAACCGGGCCCTGGCCGAGTGCGTGGTGACCATGTGCTGCCCCGACCAGACCGAGGCCGTGCGCACGCTCTGCGGGAGCTCCGGCACCGCGCTCAAGCGCACCCAGTGCGAGCGGGCGCGCATCGACCTCTCCCTCTGCCTCGAGGCCCATCAGGAGACATGA